One Oncorhynchus kisutch isolate 150728-3 linkage group LG30, Okis_V2, whole genome shotgun sequence genomic window, TGATGGACTGAGCGATCAGCCAATTAAAATGGACTGTTTACCAGTGGTGGAATAAGTACCCAATTTTCATCCTTGAGCAAAAGtaaaaagataccttaatagaaaatagctcaagtaaaagtgaaagtcaaccaataaaatactacttgagtaaaagtctaaaagtatttggttttaaatgtacttaagcatcaaaagtaaaataataaataatagaaaattccttatattaagcaaaccagacaacacgattttcttgtgttttaaatttacagatagccaggtgcacaGTTCACCACTCAGATATAATTagcaaactaagcatttgtgtttagtgagtctgccagatcagaggcagtagggatgaccagggatgttatcttgataagtgtgtgaattagacaattatCCTGTgcagctaagcattcaaaatgtgatgtgtacttttgggtgtcagggaaaatgtaaggagtaaaaagtacattgttttctttaggaatgtagtggagtaaaagttgtaaaTAGTAAATAAACGTACAGATAAAATGTACTTTCCACTTTTCACTGCTCCTGCCATAGACTCCCCGTCAAGTCCAGTTCTGAGGCGCTGTGAAACCAGACGTctcgacagagagagagtgtctggtgGGCAAGACTAGAACATGCTATCTCTGCGGAAGAGGCGGAGCTTGGTCAGGAAGTTGAAGTAGGTGAATGTAAGGCAGACCAACAGGTTCTTCATTGGGTAAAGCAGGGGTGTGATGTAGCCATGGACAGAGATCAGACCGAGGCGCAGCAGCAGGAAAGGCAGGTCCTGCAGAAAAAAGCCAGCTGATGGCAGTATTGCGCTGTGAGGCGTCACTGCCAGACGGAGACAGGACAGAAATGCCAGGCTGTAGACAGCAAACACCCAGCCAGAGTAAAACACATCTGGAATCCCCGCCACGCGCACCAGCTCCACCACATCCATCCAGAACAGGAAGCTGTGAACAATCACCTCTGACCTCATATCCTGGGACCACAGGACACGGAGCGGGCCAGAGTGGGAGTGTGACGAGGAGTACAGGTAGCCCGCGCTGGTTGGTCGTGAGCCGACTGCTTCCTGGTCTCTCCACCTCCCTGTAGCAGAACTGTTCCCCAACACCCCGTTCTGCCCCCTCTCATAGTACAGTTGGCCCGACACGCTGTTCACCTGCTCCAGGTGGGTCAGAACAGGACCAGGCATGTCCAGATCCATTTCCATACGGTCTGCTGGAGGAGACAACAGGACATCATTATATAGTAGTATCAGTGGTGCCCACATTGATCATGTCCCTGCTTAGAATAATAAAAATAGACTTATTTTATAGAAATTGGTCATGCCTTTCATCAAATAGCAGAAAACAGATCATTCAGTCGAAATTTTTACCGGTTACAGACCATGGCAATATTGTCTACATCAGGGATGTCAAACTCATTTGACCGcatatatcgaatcttccattcctcccAAAaaattttgaaaaggctgttgcgcagcaactcactgccttcctgaagacaaacaatgtatacgaaatgcttcagtctggttttagaccccatcatagcactgagactgcacttgtgaaggtggtaaatgacattttaatggcatcggatcGAGgatctgcatctgtcctcgtgctcctagaccttagtgctgcttttgatgccatcgatcaccacattcttttggagagattggaaacccaaattggtctccACGGACAAGttttggcctggtttagatcttatctgtcggaaagatatcagtttgtctctgtgaatggtttgtcctctgacccggctacccggataaagcactaaata contains:
- the tmem236 gene encoding transmembrane protein 236 isoform X2 — protein: MPSGRMIKLVVYEVLQVACLSVPMFVVMERFASLMLHVRGDLTAYWLVVAASIAYVTSVSLLVWVPLRYFVLKQRTVITDITQWRPTTLAYVILCTLPCFSILIAGSKVQVDKGPQYRQDHFSELPVSLVLFSLICVDIIERIRPCCLTGQDRMEMDLDMPGPVLTHLEQVNSVSGQLYYERGQNGVLGNSSATGRWRDQEAVGSRPTSAGYLYSSSHSHSGPLRVLWSQDMRSEVIVHSFLFWMDVVELVRVAGIPDVFYSGWVFAVYSLAFLSCLRLAVTPHSAILPSAGFFLQDLPFLLLRLGLISVHGYITPLLYPMKNLLVCLTFTYFNFLTKLRLFRRDSMF
- the tmem236 gene encoding transmembrane protein 236 isoform X1, which encodes MPSGRMIKLVVYEVLQVACLSVPMFVVMERFASLMLHVRGDLTAYWLVVAASIAYVTSVSLLVWVPLRYFVLKQRTVITDITQWRPTTLAYVILCTLPCFSILIAGSKVQVDKGPQYRQDHFSELPVSLVLFSLICVDIIERIRPCCLTGQADRMEMDLDMPGPVLTHLEQVNSVSGQLYYERGQNGVLGNSSATGRWRDQEAVGSRPTSAGYLYSSSHSHSGPLRVLWSQDMRSEVIVHSFLFWMDVVELVRVAGIPDVFYSGWVFAVYSLAFLSCLRLAVTPHSAILPSAGFFLQDLPFLLLRLGLISVHGYITPLLYPMKNLLVCLTFTYFNFLTKLRLFRRDSMF